A genomic window from Astatotilapia calliptera chromosome 12, fAstCal1.2, whole genome shotgun sequence includes:
- the shoc1 gene encoding protein shortage in chiasmata 1 ortholog isoform X1, protein MPEKDNSPQTEVFPAIRFKALDYVFEASTSLKVMMNLLALPTPYLTGASDLYPHSGKLLEDTYRKPWVRGQVISTCRLNVGGSVLDNLREKNPPVNSTERFDVKDEVEVIPSSNPDSLQDLDEDLYGSLLKDSQTDGPCQESFFKQTPDAITDKSEDLFLPEELIPVDHLAEFKRHLPTLRVKLSRLRMLPVADPLLSSSGNSISEDNMFSCFKHCASYEKPADVDTTNVQTCVDIQEEFVKQPLTNGELLLLPAVVETLQLSTEKFTRFSNIYSHVNVSTELMDEEIPVLDVLRKACLSNPSVDISKFDVPDEASEETKMNGGLIESDFAGCAVLPTEMELELTLNPTPLKSQTDICLSTSELKKEEMSPCCRISLVSPRAQKEMKAVLWKAEKHLNFVVGFLLSEPQMYEPAVDFQPLWEALKVIKLEKESFISAADKLQSEMETEVPQLSLCCCCDFTENMKSDLPSIREETGEDLSKLPPEHVEVDSFLLSTTAETLLQKKPTDDSSLNASQMPAFNTVNKDVKPAPVTTKYDIGGKKFSEVASWSSAHEKGISRQGHDCQMELSAKISEEAVASTLNTRDDDRGLLLARNPPELDLDPLATFMMLRSQQIAPVSASPQSSGSTAEGIVSKKALKLSAHEVNHQALLSELQPSPVQSQTLDVRPGNSNREEEPANQWMGQLSGKSQQRRDSKVVKIKPTDSQQRAYCELLAFAQPCLSSARQLGLNFPGCGDFSSLAPDQTHFLLKQQERALCRAPAQTAELIKDQEALFNLASLIHVLVTFKELLLKCDLSTGLEYLTKAAKGCAEQSLQQLLKRLHIILYLTQKNQESSLKLQELQHLVAEWLNSSKGQNSTDKILVIVSVHCDSSRSTIINSLNQVTGATAVCPEQDKIKLNGASVVSSMHDSVCVVVYEQDIGPDFPWTCFSLVVEYDHPGQSPWSAICRERSISHLTFNTTVSDAENILWCLEDNVPYVLFVTEGLINYPLLLQMLESEFNVMVLERSHCPSLKRLGGIHNYTLITVDESTAIVIQEQDELCQERASEGVVMRLTALSLQYSCCWLILHCPEGQGGRFSSEAFSNLVLVYSSLVLLRMKSEDLDVKVLLVSDVLEMAKSISQICFHSLMSSDRDPVSFLNRDWLTVMPSQEEECLSQFPCINPLVGQLMLSRVPSFEWLLGASLCQLKELLPEVPHKVLKLFSDTTSLYPLAADPKDRQTLTTETNQQSSLQTHTGDYECMKSPHPDLLCSNQNTSFLFESPQESFYPIFENGNSDFKLDLSDTFGSSDVCFQGSWNINDPWREDGKISGWRSIAGAVGRVVERSVNEWTRKTPLNDYTTSSHPADSPLKLDSTFSYSTNLQQPASPQTSTYPTLYKDFNPPSQHITYSLSTPTGILWGHDHVGGGMTSLSANYGSRCWAGEERKRNREAAGLIGSVLSPSKKGRLSYERVPGRGDGQTRLRLF, encoded by the exons AT GCCAGAAAAGGACAACTCTCCCCAGACTGAAGTCTTCCCTGCTATCAGATTTAAAGCTCTTGACTATGTTTTTGAG gCCAGCACCAGTCTGAAAGTCATGATGAACCTGCTGGCTCTGCCAACACCTTACCTGACAGGTGCCAGTGACCTGTATCCACATAGTGGAAAGCTGCTTGAAGACACCTACAGGAAACCGTGGGTCAGag GACAGGTGATCTCCACTTGCAGACTTAATGTCGGTGGCTCTGTCCTTGATaatctgagagaaaaaaatccaccAGTAAATTCAACAGAAAG ATTTGATGTGAAAGATGAGGTGGAGGTGATACCCAGCTCTAATCCTGACTCACTTCAGGATTTAGATGAAGATTTGTATGGTTCCCTTTTAAAAGACTCACAGACTGATGGTCCATGTCAGGAATCGTTTTTTAAGCAGACACCTGACGCGATCACGGATAAGAGTGAAG ACCTCTTCTTGCCAGAAGAGCTCATTCCAGTCGATCACCTGGCAGAGTTTAAGAGACATTTGCCTACACTGAGAGTCAAGTTGTCCAGATTGAGGATGCTTCCTGTAGCTGACCCGCTGCTGAGCTCATCAGGAAATTCCATCTCAGAAGACAACATGTTCAG CTGTTTCAAGCACTGTGCATCTTATGAAAAACCGGCAGATGTGGACACCACTAATGTTCAGACATGCGTAGACATTCAAGAGGAGTTTGTTAAACAGCCACTCACGAACGGAGAG TTGCTGCTGTTGCCTGCTGTAGTGGAGACTCTTCAGCTGAGCACAGAAAAGTTCACAAGGTTTTCAAACATCTACAGTCATGTGAATGTTTCCACTGAGCTGATGGACGAGGAGATTCCAGTCCTAGATGTGCTTCGAAAAG CTTGCCTTTCAAATCCTTCAGTGGATATTTCCAAGTTTGATGTACCAGATGAAGCCAGTGAAGAAACCAAGATGAATGGAGGCCTGATTGAGTCAGATTTTGCAG GATGTGCGGTGCTTCCCACTGAAATGGAGCTGGAGTTGACTCTCAACCCGACTCCCCTGAAAAGTCAAACTGACATCTGTCTGTCCACCTCTGAGCTCAAGAAGGAAGAGATGTCTCCTTGTTGCAGAAT ATCTTTGGTGTCGCCGAGAGCTCAGAAAGAGATGAAGGCGGTGCTTTGGAAGGCAGAGAAGCACCTGAACTTTGTGGTCGGCTTTCTGTTGTCAG AGCCTCAAATGTATGAACCAGCTGTTGACTTCCAGCCTCTGTGGGAAGCCTTAAAAGTTATCAAACTAGAGAAAGAAAGTTTCATAAGCGCTGCTGACAAACTGCAGTCCGAGATGGAGACGGAAGTCCCGCAGTTAtctttgtgctgctgctgcgacTTCACAGAGAATATGAAGTCTGATCTTCCCTCCATCAGAGAGGAAACTGGAGAAGACTTAAGTAAACTGCCACCTGAACATGTGGAGG TCGACTCCTTTCTATTGAGCACCACAGCTGAAACTCTTCTCCAAAAGAAACCCACTGATGATTCATCTCTGAATGCCTCCCAGATGCCTGCGTTCAACACAGTGAATAAAGATGTCAAACCAGCTCCTGTCACCACCAAATATGATATTGGTGGCAAGAAGTTTTCAGAAGTTGCAAGCTGGTCTTCAGCTCATGAAAAAGGCATCAGCAGACAAGGACATGACTGTCAGATGGAGCTGAGTGCAAAGATTTCTGAGGAGGCTGTCGCCTCCACACTGAATACTAGAGATGATGACAGAGGTTTGCTGTTGGCAAGAAATCCACCAGAGCTGGACCTTGACCCCCTGGCCACCTTCATGATGCTTAGGTCTCAGCAGATCGCTCCTGTTTCTGCATCACCTCAGAGCTCAGGCAGCACTGCAG AGGGCATTGTTTCTAAGAAGGCTCTAAAGCTCTCAG CACATGAGGTGAACCACCAAGCACTATTATCAGAGCTGCAGCCTTCTCCAGTGCAGAGTCAAACACTGGACGTGAGGCCAGGAAATTCAAACAGAGAGGAAGAACCTGCTAATCAGTGGATGGGTCAACTCAGTGGAAAATCACAGCAAAGACGGGACAGCAAAGTAGTTAAGATCAAACCTACAG ACAGCCAGCAGCGAGCCTACTGTGAGCTGCTGGCCTTCGCTCAGCCTTGTCTGAGCTCTGCCAGACAGCTGGGGCTCAACTTCCCAGGGTGTGGAGACTTCAGCAGCCTGGCACCAGACCAAACTCACTTCCTTCTCAAACAACAGGAGAGGGCACTCTGCAGGGCCCCTGCACAGACTGCAGAACTGATCAAAG ATCAGGAAGCGCTTTTCAACCTTGCATCTCTGATTCATGTGCTGGTGACATTTAAGGAGCTGCTGCTGAAGTGCGACCTCAGTACGGGTTTGG AGTACCTGACAAAGGCAGCTAAGGGATGTGCAGAGCAgagtctgcagcagctgctgaagAGGCTGCACATCATCCTCTACCTCACTCAGAAAAACCAGGAGTCCAGCCTCAAACTGCAGGAGCTCCAGCACCTGGTGGCTGAGTGGCTGAACAGCAGTAAAGGACAGAACAGCACAGATAAA ATTCTTGTTATCGTATCAGTTCACTGTGATAGCAGCAGATCAACAATAATCAACAGCTTGAACCAGGTGACAG gCGCAACTGCAGTTTGTCCAGAGCAGGACAAGATAAAGCTCAATGGTGCAAGCGTAGTCAGCAG CATGCATGATAGTGTGTGCGTGGTGGTGTATGAACAGGATATTGGCCCCGACTTCCCTTGGACCTGTTTCTCTCTAGTCGTGGAGTACGACCATCCGGGCCAGTCTCCATGGTCTGCAATCTGTAGGGAGAGGAGCATCAGCCACCTAACGTTCAACACCACCGTCTCTGATGCAG AGAATATCTTGTGGTGCCTGGAGGACAACGTGCCGTATGTGTTGTTTGTGACGGAGGGACTTATTAACTATCCGCTGCTACTGCAAATGCTTGAGTCAGA GTTTAATGTGATGGTGCTGGAGAGGAGCCACTGTCCCTCCCTGAAGAGGCTCGGAGGGATCCACAATTACACTCTCATCACAGTGGATGAAAGCACCGCCATCGTAATTCAG gagcaGGATGAACTATGTCAAGAGCGAGCCAGTGAGGGAGTGGTGATGAGGCTGACTGCTCTCTCTCTTCAgtacagctgctgctggctcatCCTTCATTGTCCAGAAGGTCAGGGAGGAAG attttCCAGTGAGGCCTTCAGCAACTTGGTGCTAGTCTATTCATCTCTGGTGCTATTGAGAATGAAGTCTGAGGATTTGGATGTGAAG GTGCTGTTAGTGTCAGATGTATTGGAAATGGCAAAGTCCATCAGTCAGATCTGCTTCCACAGCCTGATGTCCAGTGACAGAGACCCTGTCAGCTTCTTGAACAGAGACTGGCTGACTGTGATGCCCTCACAG GAAGAagaatgtttgtcacagttccCTTGCATTAACCCCCTGGTTGGACAGCTGATGCTGAGCAGAGTGCCATCCTTTGAGTGGCTCCTGGGGGCCTCATTGTGTCAGCTGAAGGAGCTGCTTCCTGAGGTGCCACATAAAGTGCTAAAG CTCTTCAGTGACACGACCTCCCTGTATCCACTGGCAGCAGATCCAAAAGACCGTCAAACTTTGACCACTGAGACAAACCAACAAAGCAGCCTACAGACTCACACTGGGGATTATGAATGCATGAAGTCCCCCCATCCAGACCTTCTCTGTAGCAACCAGAACACCAGCTTCCTGTTCGAGAGTCCACAGGAGAGCTTCTACCCAATATTCGAGAATGGCAACTCAGATTTCAAACTTGACCTGAGTGATACTTTTGGCAGTTCAGATGTTTGTTTCCAGGGAAGCTGGAACATCAATGATCCATGGAGAGAGGATGGGAAGATCTCTGGCTGGAGGAGCATAGCTGGAGCAGTGGGGAGGGTTGTTGAAAGATCAGTCAATGAGTGGACACGCAAGACTCCGCTAAACGATTACACCACTTCTTCACACCCTGCTGACAGCCCACTCAAACTGGACTCTACCTTCAGTTACAGTACCAACCTGCAGCAGCCAGCCAGCCCCCAAACGTCCACATACCCTACACTCTACAAGGACTTTAATCCTCCCAGTCAGCACATCACCTACAGTCTTAGCACACCTACAGGTATCCTGTGGGGTCATGATCACGTTGGGGGAGGGATGACATCACTTTCAGCCAACTATGGCTCCAGATGCTGggcaggagaggagaggaagaggaacagagaggctgCAGGCTTGATTGGATCAG tGTTGTCACCATCGAAGAAGGGAAGGCTGAGCTATGAGAGGGTGCCCGGCAGAGGTGATGGACAGACGAGGCTTAGATTGTTTTAG
- the shoc1 gene encoding protein shortage in chiasmata 1 ortholog isoform X3, producing the protein MPEKDNSPQTEVFPAIRFKALDYVFEASTSLKVMMNLLALPTPYLTGASDLYPHSGKLLEDTYRKPWVRGQVISTCRLNVGGSVLDNLREKNPPVNSTERFDVKDEVEVIPSSNPDSLQDLDEDLYGSLLKDSQTDGPCQESFFKQTPDAITDKSEDLFLPEELIPVDHLAEFKRHLPTLRVKLSRLRMLPVADPLLSSSGNSISEDNMFSCFKHCASYEKPADVDTTNVQTCVDIQEEFVKQPLTNGELLLLPAVVETLQLSTEKFTRFSNIYSHVNVSTELMDEEIPVLDVLRKACLSNPSVDISKFDVPDEASEETKMNGGLIESDFAGCAVLPTEMELELTLNPTPLKSQTDICLSTSELKKEEMSPCCRISLVSPRAQKEMKAVLWKAEKHLNFVVGFLLSEPQMYEPAVDFQPLWEALKVIKLEKESFISAADKLQSEMETEVPQLSLCCCCDFTENMKSDLPSIREETGEDLSKLPPEHVEVDSFLLSTTAETLLQKKPTDDSSLNASQMPAFNTVNKDVKPAPVTTKYDIGGKKFSEVASWSSAHEKGISRQGHDCQMELSAKISEEAVASTLNTRDDDRGLLLARNPPELDLDPLATFMMLRSQQIAPVSASPQSSGSTADSQQRAYCELLAFAQPCLSSARQLGLNFPGCGDFSSLAPDQTHFLLKQQERALCRAPAQTAELIKDQEALFNLASLIHVLVTFKELLLKCDLSTGLEYLTKAAKGCAEQSLQQLLKRLHIILYLTQKNQESSLKLQELQHLVAEWLNSSKGQNSTDKILVIVSVHCDSSRSTIINSLNQVTGATAVCPEQDKIKLNGASVVSSMHDSVCVVVYEQDIGPDFPWTCFSLVVEYDHPGQSPWSAICRERSISHLTFNTTVSDAENILWCLEDNVPYVLFVTEGLINYPLLLQMLESEFNVMVLERSHCPSLKRLGGIHNYTLITVDESTAIVIQEQDELCQERASEGVVMRLTALSLQYSCCWLILHCPEGQGGRFSSEAFSNLVLVYSSLVLLRMKSEDLDVKVLLVSDVLEMAKSISQICFHSLMSSDRDPVSFLNRDWLTVMPSQEEECLSQFPCINPLVGQLMLSRVPSFEWLLGASLCQLKELLPEVPHKVLKLFSDTTSLYPLAADPKDRQTLTTETNQQSSLQTHTGDYECMKSPHPDLLCSNQNTSFLFESPQESFYPIFENGNSDFKLDLSDTFGSSDVCFQGSWNINDPWREDGKISGWRSIAGAVGRVVERSVNEWTRKTPLNDYTTSSHPADSPLKLDSTFSYSTNLQQPASPQTSTYPTLYKDFNPPSQHITYSLSTPTGILWGHDHVGGGMTSLSANYGSRCWAGEERKRNREAAGLIGSVLSPSKKGRLSYERVPGRGDGQTRLRLF; encoded by the exons AT GCCAGAAAAGGACAACTCTCCCCAGACTGAAGTCTTCCCTGCTATCAGATTTAAAGCTCTTGACTATGTTTTTGAG gCCAGCACCAGTCTGAAAGTCATGATGAACCTGCTGGCTCTGCCAACACCTTACCTGACAGGTGCCAGTGACCTGTATCCACATAGTGGAAAGCTGCTTGAAGACACCTACAGGAAACCGTGGGTCAGag GACAGGTGATCTCCACTTGCAGACTTAATGTCGGTGGCTCTGTCCTTGATaatctgagagaaaaaaatccaccAGTAAATTCAACAGAAAG ATTTGATGTGAAAGATGAGGTGGAGGTGATACCCAGCTCTAATCCTGACTCACTTCAGGATTTAGATGAAGATTTGTATGGTTCCCTTTTAAAAGACTCACAGACTGATGGTCCATGTCAGGAATCGTTTTTTAAGCAGACACCTGACGCGATCACGGATAAGAGTGAAG ACCTCTTCTTGCCAGAAGAGCTCATTCCAGTCGATCACCTGGCAGAGTTTAAGAGACATTTGCCTACACTGAGAGTCAAGTTGTCCAGATTGAGGATGCTTCCTGTAGCTGACCCGCTGCTGAGCTCATCAGGAAATTCCATCTCAGAAGACAACATGTTCAG CTGTTTCAAGCACTGTGCATCTTATGAAAAACCGGCAGATGTGGACACCACTAATGTTCAGACATGCGTAGACATTCAAGAGGAGTTTGTTAAACAGCCACTCACGAACGGAGAG TTGCTGCTGTTGCCTGCTGTAGTGGAGACTCTTCAGCTGAGCACAGAAAAGTTCACAAGGTTTTCAAACATCTACAGTCATGTGAATGTTTCCACTGAGCTGATGGACGAGGAGATTCCAGTCCTAGATGTGCTTCGAAAAG CTTGCCTTTCAAATCCTTCAGTGGATATTTCCAAGTTTGATGTACCAGATGAAGCCAGTGAAGAAACCAAGATGAATGGAGGCCTGATTGAGTCAGATTTTGCAG GATGTGCGGTGCTTCCCACTGAAATGGAGCTGGAGTTGACTCTCAACCCGACTCCCCTGAAAAGTCAAACTGACATCTGTCTGTCCACCTCTGAGCTCAAGAAGGAAGAGATGTCTCCTTGTTGCAGAAT ATCTTTGGTGTCGCCGAGAGCTCAGAAAGAGATGAAGGCGGTGCTTTGGAAGGCAGAGAAGCACCTGAACTTTGTGGTCGGCTTTCTGTTGTCAG AGCCTCAAATGTATGAACCAGCTGTTGACTTCCAGCCTCTGTGGGAAGCCTTAAAAGTTATCAAACTAGAGAAAGAAAGTTTCATAAGCGCTGCTGACAAACTGCAGTCCGAGATGGAGACGGAAGTCCCGCAGTTAtctttgtgctgctgctgcgacTTCACAGAGAATATGAAGTCTGATCTTCCCTCCATCAGAGAGGAAACTGGAGAAGACTTAAGTAAACTGCCACCTGAACATGTGGAGG TCGACTCCTTTCTATTGAGCACCACAGCTGAAACTCTTCTCCAAAAGAAACCCACTGATGATTCATCTCTGAATGCCTCCCAGATGCCTGCGTTCAACACAGTGAATAAAGATGTCAAACCAGCTCCTGTCACCACCAAATATGATATTGGTGGCAAGAAGTTTTCAGAAGTTGCAAGCTGGTCTTCAGCTCATGAAAAAGGCATCAGCAGACAAGGACATGACTGTCAGATGGAGCTGAGTGCAAAGATTTCTGAGGAGGCTGTCGCCTCCACACTGAATACTAGAGATGATGACAGAGGTTTGCTGTTGGCAAGAAATCCACCAGAGCTGGACCTTGACCCCCTGGCCACCTTCATGATGCTTAGGTCTCAGCAGATCGCTCCTGTTTCTGCATCACCTCAGAGCTCAGGCAGCACTGCAG ACAGCCAGCAGCGAGCCTACTGTGAGCTGCTGGCCTTCGCTCAGCCTTGTCTGAGCTCTGCCAGACAGCTGGGGCTCAACTTCCCAGGGTGTGGAGACTTCAGCAGCCTGGCACCAGACCAAACTCACTTCCTTCTCAAACAACAGGAGAGGGCACTCTGCAGGGCCCCTGCACAGACTGCAGAACTGATCAAAG ATCAGGAAGCGCTTTTCAACCTTGCATCTCTGATTCATGTGCTGGTGACATTTAAGGAGCTGCTGCTGAAGTGCGACCTCAGTACGGGTTTGG AGTACCTGACAAAGGCAGCTAAGGGATGTGCAGAGCAgagtctgcagcagctgctgaagAGGCTGCACATCATCCTCTACCTCACTCAGAAAAACCAGGAGTCCAGCCTCAAACTGCAGGAGCTCCAGCACCTGGTGGCTGAGTGGCTGAACAGCAGTAAAGGACAGAACAGCACAGATAAA ATTCTTGTTATCGTATCAGTTCACTGTGATAGCAGCAGATCAACAATAATCAACAGCTTGAACCAGGTGACAG gCGCAACTGCAGTTTGTCCAGAGCAGGACAAGATAAAGCTCAATGGTGCAAGCGTAGTCAGCAG CATGCATGATAGTGTGTGCGTGGTGGTGTATGAACAGGATATTGGCCCCGACTTCCCTTGGACCTGTTTCTCTCTAGTCGTGGAGTACGACCATCCGGGCCAGTCTCCATGGTCTGCAATCTGTAGGGAGAGGAGCATCAGCCACCTAACGTTCAACACCACCGTCTCTGATGCAG AGAATATCTTGTGGTGCCTGGAGGACAACGTGCCGTATGTGTTGTTTGTGACGGAGGGACTTATTAACTATCCGCTGCTACTGCAAATGCTTGAGTCAGA GTTTAATGTGATGGTGCTGGAGAGGAGCCACTGTCCCTCCCTGAAGAGGCTCGGAGGGATCCACAATTACACTCTCATCACAGTGGATGAAAGCACCGCCATCGTAATTCAG gagcaGGATGAACTATGTCAAGAGCGAGCCAGTGAGGGAGTGGTGATGAGGCTGACTGCTCTCTCTCTTCAgtacagctgctgctggctcatCCTTCATTGTCCAGAAGGTCAGGGAGGAAG attttCCAGTGAGGCCTTCAGCAACTTGGTGCTAGTCTATTCATCTCTGGTGCTATTGAGAATGAAGTCTGAGGATTTGGATGTGAAG GTGCTGTTAGTGTCAGATGTATTGGAAATGGCAAAGTCCATCAGTCAGATCTGCTTCCACAGCCTGATGTCCAGTGACAGAGACCCTGTCAGCTTCTTGAACAGAGACTGGCTGACTGTGATGCCCTCACAG GAAGAagaatgtttgtcacagttccCTTGCATTAACCCCCTGGTTGGACAGCTGATGCTGAGCAGAGTGCCATCCTTTGAGTGGCTCCTGGGGGCCTCATTGTGTCAGCTGAAGGAGCTGCTTCCTGAGGTGCCACATAAAGTGCTAAAG CTCTTCAGTGACACGACCTCCCTGTATCCACTGGCAGCAGATCCAAAAGACCGTCAAACTTTGACCACTGAGACAAACCAACAAAGCAGCCTACAGACTCACACTGGGGATTATGAATGCATGAAGTCCCCCCATCCAGACCTTCTCTGTAGCAACCAGAACACCAGCTTCCTGTTCGAGAGTCCACAGGAGAGCTTCTACCCAATATTCGAGAATGGCAACTCAGATTTCAAACTTGACCTGAGTGATACTTTTGGCAGTTCAGATGTTTGTTTCCAGGGAAGCTGGAACATCAATGATCCATGGAGAGAGGATGGGAAGATCTCTGGCTGGAGGAGCATAGCTGGAGCAGTGGGGAGGGTTGTTGAAAGATCAGTCAATGAGTGGACACGCAAGACTCCGCTAAACGATTACACCACTTCTTCACACCCTGCTGACAGCCCACTCAAACTGGACTCTACCTTCAGTTACAGTACCAACCTGCAGCAGCCAGCCAGCCCCCAAACGTCCACATACCCTACACTCTACAAGGACTTTAATCCTCCCAGTCAGCACATCACCTACAGTCTTAGCACACCTACAGGTATCCTGTGGGGTCATGATCACGTTGGGGGAGGGATGACATCACTTTCAGCCAACTATGGCTCCAGATGCTGggcaggagaggagaggaagaggaacagagaggctgCAGGCTTGATTGGATCAG tGTTGTCACCATCGAAGAAGGGAAGGCTGAGCTATGAGAGGGTGCCCGGCAGAGGTGATGGACAGACGAGGCTTAGATTGTTTTAG